A region of Mesorhizobium sp. AR02 DNA encodes the following proteins:
- a CDS encoding ATP-dependent helicase, with product MTVRAVEGAAGCGKTFRLMEMLAETLAAHPLTKGQRVLALTFMHGARRRLADRLRTVPGLVGRVECCTVDSFAWRISRRWRGLAAALGVPARTEGEFDAVCDAAGMLLEQVQVRNWTAASFPIVLVDEGQDLRPQRMRMLVALSTATRTLIAADEFQCLDQSLRPNPLVAWMQGAAEPETLVQVRRTNMGGLLAAAAAIRGGQAPINGQGFRILQPGVSVPLAATLLANAVAWRQGGNVAVITPALQGGFTQNVVARVGQGPCGQQGSGPYSIHWEGTDREETQVIIDDLQLGATSPAMVALAALRALPPSGPVRASIMWVENQIHALGRVEFARADIEAVIARNVALRRQHGGNFAHLFTALTVQQAKNREFDGVVIVWPYQVGGDVEHKRRLLYNAVTRAKQWCNVIVQGQNILAAAPFV from the coding sequence CGTTTCGGTTGATGGAAATGCTGGCCGAGACGCTGGCCGCGCATCCGTTGACGAAGGGGCAACGCGTTCTCGCATTGACCTTCATGCATGGGGCTCGTCGTCGGTTAGCCGATCGGCTTCGCACCGTGCCTGGACTCGTTGGGCGGGTAGAATGCTGCACGGTCGATAGCTTTGCCTGGCGGATCTCCCGGCGCTGGCGTGGACTAGCAGCCGCGCTCGGGGTACCCGCAAGGACCGAGGGTGAATTCGACGCAGTCTGTGACGCCGCAGGGATGCTTCTTGAGCAGGTGCAGGTCCGAAATTGGACAGCTGCGAGCTTTCCGATTGTGTTGGTCGATGAAGGCCAAGATCTCAGGCCTCAGCGAATGCGCATGTTGGTCGCGCTCTCGACCGCGACGCGCACGCTGATCGCTGCCGACGAGTTTCAATGTCTCGACCAATCGCTTCGGCCAAACCCGCTCGTGGCGTGGATGCAAGGCGCAGCGGAGCCTGAAACGCTGGTTCAAGTTCGCCGGACCAACATGGGCGGCCTTCTCGCGGCTGCGGCGGCTATCCGAGGTGGACAGGCACCGATCAATGGCCAAGGATTCCGAATTTTACAGCCAGGCGTGAGCGTCCCGCTTGCCGCGACGTTGCTCGCCAACGCCGTCGCTTGGCGCCAGGGCGGCAATGTCGCGGTGATCACACCCGCCTTACAAGGCGGATTTACTCAGAATGTTGTGGCTCGTGTCGGCCAAGGTCCGTGCGGGCAGCAGGGTAGCGGCCCGTATTCGATTCATTGGGAGGGCACGGATCGCGAGGAGACGCAGGTCATCATCGACGACCTCCAACTCGGTGCAACCTCGCCCGCCATGGTTGCGCTCGCCGCGCTTCGTGCGCTGCCGCCCTCCGGGCCGGTGCGTGCGTCGATCATGTGGGTTGAGAACCAAATCCATGCGCTAGGGAGGGTAGAATTCGCCCGAGCGGACATCGAGGCTGTGATCGCTCGAAACGTGGCGCTTCGCCGACAGCATGGCGGTAATTTCGCGCACCTGTTCACTGCATTGACGGTACAGCAAGCCAAGAATCGCGAGTTCGACGGCGTCGTAATTGTATGGCCGTATCAGGTAGGCGGCGATGTCGAGCACAAGCGACGGCTGCTCTACAACGCCGTGACGCGGGCCAAGCAATGGTGCAACGTCATCGTCCAGGGTCAAAACATCCTCGCTGCGGCGCCGTTCGTTTAG